A segment of the Butyrivibrio fibrisolvens genome:
GGGGTACTCGCTGTAGATCATATCTCTTTTTACAGAGAGATCTTCTAAGGTATAGGATGCGTCATCTGCAAAAGGAGTCTCCTGCACGATGGCGGAAAGGTCTGACTGCGATATTATGTCTCTTACATTCTCGTAAAGGAAATCGTAGCTGCCATCTGCATGATCCAGGGCATAGTTATATATCTGCTTGTGGGCTATGGTGTCGCCAAAAGCTGTGAATGTAACCTTACTTGAAGGAATCGTATATGTTTTTAATCCCCAGTAATTCCAGTTAAAATACTGTACTCTTCCGTCTTCATAGGTGACGCGAAGTCTTGTAGATGGATCAAAGCTAAAGGAAATGATCGTATCGCTTAAAGCGGACGACATCCAGGATGCTCTTAAAAAGCCGTCTTTATCAGCGTTTTCTTCTCTTTTTTCATAAATATAGATATGCTGGCTTGTGTCGGTATCGTTGCTTTCTACCCAGAAAGGAAGGTGCTTGCCAAAGCTGCCCTTCTTCCATGTAAGAAGGAGGATTTCATCTTCGCTGTCGTTATCAATGTCACATGTCAGAAAGTCCTGTACTTTCCAGTTTGCATCACTCTCCCAGACTGCTACCCCAGTTTCATCGGATATTTTAAAATGGCCATCGTTTAGGTTTGCCTGCAAGCCAAAAACAGATGCGTCCTTAGTGTTAAAGACTATGTTATCTGGGATATTAAGCGAGGCATTTTTGGAATTATATATGATCAAAACAACTAGGATAGCTGCTATAAAGATGATCAAAGGTATGATTTTGGGGAGATTTTTCTTCATATAGTTACTTCCTTAAGGATAACGAAGGCATGAGAATTATTGCCTAAAGGCGCCTGCATACATGATACAGACGCCTTTTTATAGCTGAGTAAAAATATTCTTATTCTGTAAAATAATATTTGGTAAGACTTAACACGACATAGAATTACATTATAGTATTTCTAATTATGCCTTGTTACATCCGGTACCTGCAATTACCATGTAGAAGTTCTGAGCTGCTCAGCCCACCATGGTCTTTCGATTCCAAGTGGCTCGTGTTCTACATATCCATAAGTTTCGGGATCATATTCATGTTCAAATCCCATTCCAAGTCTCCACTCGGAATCTGTAAGTCTTTCTGAATATGCAAATTCATAGAATGCAAATACTTCACCTTCGCAGATCTTAAGCTGTCCGTCAACAGGGGCGATTACATAGATAGTTGCTGTACCGCCGGTAGCGCATTCAAGATATTCTCCGCCATTTGGATCAGTTGCAACATCTGTTACAAGAGCTGATGGATACTCATCAGGACTTGGGCTTTCATCATCAGGTGAAACAACAGCATCGTGCCAGAAGTGCTCAAGAGATCCGCCGTATCCTCTTATAAGTTCATATTCATCATCTGTAAGAGTTTCTCCTGCAAGTTCTTTAACAGATATTGTAGAAAGGTTATCTGCAAGTTCTGAAAGAAGTGCAAGGTTTTCTTTTTCTGTATCAGAGATATATCCGTATGCATCAAGACCTTCAGACGTCTTATTGATGAGATTCTTAAGACCTGTATATACGTCAGGTTCAGGCTCTACGTAGCCTCTGTCATCCTTTTCGATATCATCGCCGCCCATTTCTGCTACAGGCTGCTTAGCATAAAGAACTGTATCGTGCTTAAGCTCAGTCCAGCTTGCAAGGAAGCCTTCGATATCTTTGATCGCCCACTTATCAGACTGCATGAAGTAAGGATGTTCTGATGTCTTTTCTGAAAGAAGTGGTGTTAATGTCT
Coding sequences within it:
- a CDS encoding CapA family protein, with protein sequence MKKNLPKIIPLIIFIAAILVVLIIYNSKNASLNIPDNIVFNTKDASVFGLQANLNDGHFKISDETGVAVWESDANWKVQDFLTCDIDNDSEDEILLLTWKKGSFGKHLPFWVESNDTDTSQHIYIYEKREENADKDGFLRASWMSSALSDTIISFSFDPSTRLRVTYEDGRVQYFNWNYWGLKTYTIPSSKVTFTAFGDTIAHKQIYNYALDHADGSYDFLYENVRDIISQSDLSAIVQETPFADDASYTLEDLSVKRDMIYSEYPVFSSPSGIALAQEASGFDIIACATNHMLDQGIEGIDRTYHAYGDNTKVIGILPSDKTGDTNLNIIEKNGISIALFDYTYGTNGQPIPKEYTDCINILSDENKVRAELTSARSQADVVMVFVHWGEEYSSQISDYQAKWTDIFYECGVNVVIGSHPHVLQPYELIEKDGGQQMLIYYSLGNSVSGQNEIERVLGGMATFTINKTVTQEGMTITFTDYDLEPIVTHQEKQGIYTAYFLRDYTDSLASMHRLSPVIADLWMLYDEEKSK